A single genomic interval of Pieris brassicae chromosome 14, ilPieBrab1.1, whole genome shotgun sequence harbors:
- the LOC123717941 gene encoding ferritin-1, chloroplastic isoform X2 encodes MKVIAVAISCLLALSAVSADTCFSDVSMDCSQASNSLGLPSCNAIYGHFSRQGNVASEMQAYANLHLRRSYEYLLSAAYYNNYQTNRMGFSKLFTKLSDETWDKTIELIKHITKRGGTMDFARRSTQETVTAAKNSTIELQELESLAHALDTQKEIAERAFFIHQEATRNNHKTHDPEIAQYLEEEFIEDQAHTIRSLAGHTSDLKQFIVQNDGKDLSIGLYLFDEYLQKTV; translated from the exons atgaaGGTCATCGCCGTGGCTATATCTTGCCTCCTGGCTCTATCTGCAGTTTCGGCTGATACATGCTTCAGTGATGTATCTATGGACTGCAGTCAAGCTTCTAACAGTCTTG GACTGCCAAGCTGTAACGCCATCTATGGCCACTTCAGTCGTCAAGGGAACGTAGCAAGCGAGATGCAAGCATATGCCAACTTGCACCTCCGTAGATCTTACGAATACTTACTTTCTGCTGCATATTACAACAACTACCAGACTAACAGAATGGGATTTAGCAAGTTGTTCACTAAACTTTCTGATGAAACTTGGGACAAGACAATTGAACTCATTAAGCATATTACAAAGAGAG GTGGCACCATGGACTTCGCTCGTCGCAGCACCCAAGAGACAGTTACCGCTGCAAAGAACAGCACCATTGAACTCCAAGAATTGGAATCCTTAGCTCACGCTTTGGACACTCAGAAGGAAATCGCTGAACGTGCCTTCTTCATCCATCAGGAAGCCACCAGGAACAACCACAAAACACATGACCCAGAG attGCACAGTACTTAGAAGAAGAATTCATTGAAGACCAAGCACACACAATTAGGAGCCTTGCGGGACACACATCTGATCTCAAGCAGTTCATTGTGCAGAATGATGGCAAAGACTTGTCCATTGGCCTATATCTTTTTGATGAGTACCTTCAAAAGAccgtttaa
- the LOC123718156 gene encoding phenoloxidase-activating factor 2-like: MLLIIGTILACAAAHPQVTVDPGLIADIFGTPPTKVPDGKDRLEDITVKPTQGPVYLQDKEGVQCQCVPYYLCDKDLNGVQINDSSITGWGMLDIRFGEEDCQESVERCCTTPREPDQVPVPKPDPNKPSGCGYSNPKGLDFQVTGGNGNEAQFGEFPWVVALLDALNGSYVGVGVLIHPQVVMTAAHIAYRYGPQSLLIRAGEWDTQTNKERLQSQERTVSEISIRPDFQAASVQNDLALLRLESPLVLADHINVICMPSTDEEFETSKNCVANGWGKDVFGQAGRYAVILKKVEINMVPHATCMAALQETRLGRHFKLHKSFVCAGGSPGKDTCTGDGGAPLVCPFQENRFKLTGLVAWGIGCGNNIPAVYARVSLFRNWVDKTMLKWGYDVSGYTV, from the exons ATGCTGTTAATCATCGGCACAATCCTGGCGTGCGCAGCTGCTCATCCTCAAGTCACAGTAGACCCAGGCCTCATTGCAGATATCTTCGGGACCCCTCCAACGAAGGTACCCGACGGAAAAGACAGGTTGGAAGAT ATAACAGTGAAGCCCACACAGGGGCCCGTGTATTTACAGGACAAAGAGGGTGTACAATGCCAATGTGTACCTTATTACCTGTGCGATAAGGACCTCAACGGTGTGCAGATAAACGACTCCAGTATTACCGGCTGGGGGATGTTGGATATTAG ATTTGGTGAAGAAGACTGCCAAGAGAGTGTTGAACGTTGTTGTACAACACCAAGAGAGCCTGACCAGGTGCCGGTACCGAAACCTGATCCTAACAAACCCAGCGGTTGTGGGTACAGCAACCCGAAGGGACTGGACTTCCAGGTCACTGGAGGGAAT GGTAACGAAGCGCAATTTGGAGAGTTTCCATGGGTTGTGGCACTTCTGGATGCCTTAAATGGTAGTTACGTGGGAGTCGGTGTGCTGATCCATCCCCAGGTTGTGATGACGGCTGCCCACATCGCTTACAG ATACGGTCCGCAGTCGTTGTTGATCCGGGCAGGAGAATGGGACACACAGACGAACAAAGAGAGATTACAGTCTCAAGAGAGGACTGTTAGTGAAATTAGCATCAGACCAG aCTTCCAGGCAGCAAGCGTCCAAAATGACCTGGCATTACTCCGCCTGGAATCACCACTGGTGTTGGCTGATCATATCAACGTGATCTGCATGCCGTCGACTGACGAAGAATTCGAGACATCTAAAAACTGCGTCGCCAATGGGTGGGGAAAGGATGTTtttg GCCAAGCGGGCAGATATGCTGTGATCTTAAAGAAGGTGGAGATAAACATGGTGCCACATGCGACCTGCATGGCTGCGCTGCAAGAGACCCGGCTCGGCAGGCACTTCAAGCTGCACAAGAGCTTTGTGTGCGCTGGTGGTTCACCTGGAAAGGACACTTGCACG GGTGATGGCGGCGCGCCTCTCGTCTGCCCATTCCAAGAAAACCGGTTCAAATTAACCGGCTTAGTTGCGTGGGGTATCGGATGCGGGAACAACATACCGGCTGTATACGCTCGAGTGTCACTCTTCAGGAACTGGGTTGATAAAACTATGTTGAAGTGGGGTTACGATGTATCTGGATATactgtataa
- the LOC123717941 gene encoding ferritin-1, chloroplastic isoform X1, with protein sequence MKVIAVAISCLLALSAVSADTCFSDVSMDCSQASNSLVFSGLPSCNAIYGHFSRQGNVASEMQAYANLHLRRSYEYLLSAAYYNNYQTNRMGFSKLFTKLSDETWDKTIELIKHITKRGGTMDFARRSTQETVTAAKNSTIELQELESLAHALDTQKEIAERAFFIHQEATRNNHKTHDPEIAQYLEEEFIEDQAHTIRSLAGHTSDLKQFIVQNDGKDLSIGLYLFDEYLQKTV encoded by the exons atgaaGGTCATCGCCGTGGCTATATCTTGCCTCCTGGCTCTATCTGCAGTTTCGGCTGATACATGCTTCAGTGATGTATCTATGGACTGCAGTCAAGCTTCTAACAGTCTTG ttttttcagGACTGCCAAGCTGTAACGCCATCTATGGCCACTTCAGTCGTCAAGGGAACGTAGCAAGCGAGATGCAAGCATATGCCAACTTGCACCTCCGTAGATCTTACGAATACTTACTTTCTGCTGCATATTACAACAACTACCAGACTAACAGAATGGGATTTAGCAAGTTGTTCACTAAACTTTCTGATGAAACTTGGGACAAGACAATTGAACTCATTAAGCATATTACAAAGAGAG GTGGCACCATGGACTTCGCTCGTCGCAGCACCCAAGAGACAGTTACCGCTGCAAAGAACAGCACCATTGAACTCCAAGAATTGGAATCCTTAGCTCACGCTTTGGACACTCAGAAGGAAATCGCTGAACGTGCCTTCTTCATCCATCAGGAAGCCACCAGGAACAACCACAAAACACATGACCCAGAG attGCACAGTACTTAGAAGAAGAATTCATTGAAGACCAAGCACACACAATTAGGAGCCTTGCGGGACACACATCTGATCTCAAGCAGTTCATTGTGCAGAATGATGGCAAAGACTTGTCCATTGGCCTATATCTTTTTGATGAGTACCTTCAAAAGAccgtttaa